The Mycolicibacterium flavescens genome has a segment encoding these proteins:
- the ftsE gene encoding cell division ATP-binding protein FtsE → MITLNNVTKQYKSSARPALDNVSVKIDKGEFVFLIGPSGSGKSTFMRLLLAEETPTHGDIQVSKFHVNKLPGRHIPSLRQVIGCVFQDFRLLQQKTVFENVAFALEVIGKRAETINRVVPDVLEMVGLSGKANRLPAELSGGEQQRVAIARAFVNRPLVLLADEPTGNLDPETSKDIMDLLERINRTGTTVLMATHDHHIVDSMRQRVVELELGRLIRDEQRGVYGMDR, encoded by the coding sequence ATGATCACCCTCAACAACGTGACCAAGCAGTACAAGTCGTCAGCGCGGCCCGCGCTCGACAACGTCTCGGTCAAGATCGACAAGGGTGAGTTCGTCTTCCTCATCGGACCGTCGGGGTCGGGCAAGTCGACGTTCATGCGGCTGCTCCTGGCTGAGGAGACTCCGACCCACGGCGACATCCAGGTGTCGAAGTTCCACGTCAACAAGCTGCCCGGGCGCCACATCCCCAGCCTGCGCCAGGTGATCGGCTGTGTGTTCCAGGACTTCCGGCTGCTGCAGCAGAAGACCGTCTTCGAAAACGTCGCATTCGCCCTCGAGGTCATCGGCAAGCGCGCCGAGACCATCAACCGGGTGGTGCCCGACGTGCTGGAGATGGTCGGCCTGTCGGGCAAGGCCAACCGGTTGCCCGCCGAACTGTCCGGTGGCGAACAGCAGCGCGTCGCAATCGCCCGCGCATTCGTCAACCGGCCGCTGGTACTGCTCGCCGACGAGCCCACCGGCAACCTGGACCCGGAAACCAGCAAGGACATCATGGATCTGCTCGAGCGGATCAACCGCACCGGGACCACGGTGTTGATGGCCACCCACGACCACCACATCGTCGACTCAATGCGCCAGCGGGTCGTCGAACTCGAACTCGGCCGGCTGATTCGCGACGAGCAGCGCGGCGTCTACGGAATGGATCGCTAG
- a CDS encoding translation initiation factor IF-2: protein MSSPSRPVTTLDKTAVLDALFAEWHTIGDLLAGLGESDWQTATSLPGWTVHDVTAHMVGTESMLAGMDMPQPDVDVSLFEHVRNDIGVLNERWVLELRTISGAELRNRFQAVTAERRAALTAMDDDEWNQVTATPAGPDSYGRFMRVRIFDCWMHEHDIRDALGRPASDPTGAPAMLALDEMAASMGFVVGKLGGAPDGSRVSIVLTGPLGRTINVAVEGRGKVVEDFGDEEPTATITLDALLFARLAGGRVALAQHAGDIGFGGDEKVGKRVVDHLNYVI, encoded by the coding sequence GTGAGCAGCCCCTCGCGTCCGGTCACCACGCTCGACAAGACTGCGGTCCTCGATGCCTTGTTCGCCGAATGGCACACGATCGGTGACCTGTTGGCGGGCCTGGGCGAATCGGACTGGCAGACCGCGACGTCGCTGCCCGGTTGGACGGTGCACGACGTGACGGCGCACATGGTCGGCACGGAGTCGATGTTGGCAGGCATGGACATGCCGCAGCCGGATGTGGATGTGTCGCTGTTCGAGCACGTCCGCAACGACATCGGTGTGCTCAACGAGCGGTGGGTGCTGGAGTTGCGGACGATCAGCGGCGCGGAGTTGAGGAACCGTTTTCAGGCCGTCACCGCCGAGCGTCGTGCGGCGCTGACCGCGATGGACGACGACGAGTGGAACCAGGTGACCGCGACGCCGGCCGGCCCGGACAGCTACGGCCGGTTCATGCGGGTCCGGATCTTCGACTGCTGGATGCATGAGCACGACATCCGCGATGCGCTCGGGCGGCCGGCGTCGGACCCGACGGGCGCGCCCGCGATGTTGGCGCTCGACGAGATGGCGGCCAGTATGGGCTTTGTAGTGGGCAAACTGGGTGGGGCGCCCGACGGGTCGCGGGTGTCGATCGTGCTGACGGGACCGCTGGGCAGGACGATCAACGTCGCGGTCGAGGGCCGGGGCAAGGTCGTCGAGGACTTCGGCGACGAGGAACCGACGGCGACGATAACGCTCGATGCGCTGCTGTTCGCGCGGCTGGCCGGTGGGCGGGTCGCGTTGGCCCAGCATGCCGGCGACATCGGCTTCGGCGGCGACGAGAAGGTCGGCAAGCGCGTCGTCGATCACCTCAACTACGTGATCTGA
- the lvr_9 gene encoding short-chain dehydrogenase/reductase SDR encodes MTPELGRLHGKSAVITGAAFGIGRATAVRFAREGARLVITDIQSEPLLALADELRHDGTEVDTVVGDVSVEGDAERMITAATDRYGRLDVLVANAGIIPLGDALEVSAADWDEVMAIDGRGMFLTCKFAIEAMLPTGGGAIVCLSSISGLAGQKRQAAYGPAKFIATGMTKHLAVEWADRGIRVNAVAPGTIRTERVKQLPDEPGGSEYLAAIERMHPIGRLGEPAEVASAIAFLASDDASFITGAVLPVDGGYLAQ; translated from the coding sequence GTGACCCCAGAACTAGGGCGTCTCCACGGAAAGTCCGCCGTGATCACTGGGGCGGCGTTCGGGATCGGCCGGGCGACGGCCGTGCGCTTCGCGCGCGAAGGAGCCCGGTTAGTCATCACCGACATACAAAGCGAGCCGCTGCTCGCGCTGGCTGACGAACTGCGGCACGACGGGACGGAAGTCGACACAGTCGTCGGGGACGTCTCGGTCGAAGGTGACGCAGAGCGGATGATCACAGCGGCGACCGACCGCTACGGACGGCTCGACGTGCTGGTCGCGAACGCCGGGATCATTCCGCTCGGCGATGCGCTTGAGGTCTCCGCCGCCGACTGGGATGAGGTGATGGCCATCGACGGCCGCGGAATGTTCCTGACGTGCAAGTTCGCGATCGAGGCGATGTTGCCCACCGGGGGTGGCGCCATCGTCTGCCTCTCCTCGATCTCTGGACTGGCAGGCCAGAAGCGACAGGCCGCCTACGGGCCCGCCAAGTTCATCGCTACCGGCATGACCAAGCACCTGGCCGTCGAGTGGGCCGACCGCGGCATCAGGGTCAATGCCGTTGCTCCCGGGACGATTCGAACCGAGCGAGTCAAACAGCTTCCCGATGAGCCGGGTGGGTCGGAGTATCTGGCGGCGATCGAGCGCATGCACCCGATCGGCCGTCTCGGTGAACCGGCCGAAGTCGCCAGCGCCATCGCCTTTCTCGCGTCCGACGACGCCTCGTTCATCACCGGAGCCGTGTTGCCCGTCGATGGGGGATACCTAGCGCAATAG
- a CDS encoding Protein of uncharacterised function (DUF2505), with protein sequence MSKSFDCTVESAVSVQQIQAAFSERGYWLARLEPHNGTAELRSFDVNVQGEVRVTVAQDLRNTVLPGLFGKLYPGGVELVQSETWTVDRGDKVRGLIHVQAHGAPGSGRGTIEMTPTRDGERLECSGIVKVKIPIVGGKIESYFGRQMTDQIPQILRSIKEWIDESA encoded by the coding sequence ATGTCAAAGTCATTCGACTGCACCGTCGAATCCGCGGTCAGCGTCCAACAGATCCAGGCCGCGTTCTCCGAGCGCGGATACTGGCTGGCGCGGCTGGAACCGCACAACGGCACGGCAGAACTGCGCTCATTCGACGTCAACGTGCAGGGGGAGGTGCGGGTGACGGTTGCCCAAGACTTGCGAAACACCGTGCTGCCGGGCCTTTTTGGCAAGCTATACCCCGGCGGTGTGGAACTGGTGCAAAGCGAGACGTGGACCGTCGACCGTGGGGACAAGGTGCGGGGGCTGATCCACGTCCAAGCCCACGGAGCGCCTGGCTCCGGCCGCGGCACCATCGAGATGACGCCGACGCGTGACGGTGAGCGCCTCGAGTGCAGCGGCATCGTCAAAGTCAAGATCCCGATCGTCGGCGGCAAGATCGAAAGCTATTTCGGTCGTCAGATGACGGATCAGATCCCCCAGATCCTTCGCTCCATTAAAGAGTGGATCGACGAGAGCGCCTGA
- the gmr_2 gene encoding diguanylate cyclase/phosphodiesterase — MLLRGHRWRYGVVVALLLLVVVNALAPWGYDRAEAGMIAVQAILGAVIVVRGFVVARKVDGTARWWRVLIAASCLSWLIGELLWWTGGGADDGRVAGGRETVAYLLPAVLIFSAVVVLGRVGLGRTNTPDPVHQYSLVASVLDAIVAAISFSLLSYMAGYGALAAAAFPRSDNPPILVTYSLLQLCAVVAGVFFASLYRPGRPYRAECLLLTGGVMLLASADRMVAYFRTVGLQNGDLWGGGAFIIGLILVIYALATPTPQSETAAQSSDRVMDWVQLILPFAGFAGIAMLYGYHVMIGKELDGVLVVGAVVMVLLVATRQVFAMRAQHRLTLRLFDAQHRLAHQVHHDALTGLPNRLLFGKELETAATRGGFVLIFVDLDDFKVVNDRFGHAGGDELLRAVGERLRRCVRDTDTLARIGGDEFAILINSDAAAPEVVADRVRAALREPFAVHGSSVRVRASMGLVRPHAGDDSQTPDDLLRKADHSMYEGKRLGKDIAVVYPSMIGRAVDFPTALRHADGDPPAGFSLVYQPIVRLPEEAPVAIEALARWTAPDGTQIPPETFVAAAEAAGLGDAFDAMVVDQSCREVTTAGSGIDLQVNIGAARLRDGGFRDVVAGTLTRYGMEPSRLTLEITETVPVVDLDEAAAQIRRLRAIGVKVALDDFGAGYNSLTYLHALPIQIVKLDRSLLAGPEPAQAATLYRSVIAVCDPLGLEVIAEGIETVEQAEMVFLAGCSLAQGYLFALPTAIADLPSNLMPPTHRSVAGSQHGRL, encoded by the coding sequence GTGTTGCTCAGGGGTCATCGTTGGCGTTACGGCGTCGTCGTGGCCCTGCTTCTCTTGGTCGTGGTGAATGCGCTGGCACCGTGGGGATACGACCGCGCCGAGGCGGGGATGATCGCGGTGCAGGCGATCCTGGGCGCCGTGATCGTTGTGCGCGGCTTCGTGGTTGCTCGGAAGGTCGACGGCACAGCTCGATGGTGGCGGGTCCTGATCGCAGCCTCGTGCTTGAGCTGGCTCATCGGTGAACTGCTGTGGTGGACGGGCGGAGGCGCAGACGACGGTCGAGTAGCCGGTGGGAGGGAGACCGTCGCGTATCTGCTCCCCGCGGTGCTCATCTTCTCGGCAGTGGTCGTGTTGGGGCGGGTGGGCCTCGGACGCACCAACACCCCCGACCCGGTGCACCAGTACTCGCTCGTCGCCTCCGTGCTCGACGCGATCGTGGCGGCCATCTCGTTTTCGCTGCTGTCCTACATGGCCGGATACGGTGCACTGGCCGCAGCGGCATTTCCCCGGTCGGACAATCCGCCCATCCTGGTCACCTATTCGCTGCTCCAGCTGTGCGCGGTGGTGGCGGGGGTCTTCTTCGCCAGTCTCTATCGGCCAGGCCGGCCATATCGAGCGGAGTGCCTGCTGTTGACCGGCGGTGTCATGTTGCTCGCGTCCGCCGACCGGATGGTCGCCTACTTCCGGACCGTCGGCTTGCAGAACGGTGATTTGTGGGGCGGCGGCGCGTTCATCATCGGGCTGATACTGGTGATCTACGCGCTCGCCACACCGACGCCGCAGTCAGAAACCGCCGCGCAAAGCAGCGATCGGGTGATGGACTGGGTGCAGTTGATCTTGCCGTTCGCCGGATTCGCTGGAATCGCAATGCTTTACGGCTACCACGTGATGATCGGCAAAGAGCTCGACGGGGTGCTGGTCGTCGGAGCGGTGGTGATGGTTCTGCTCGTCGCCACGCGCCAAGTCTTCGCGATGCGCGCGCAGCACAGGTTGACACTGCGGCTGTTCGACGCCCAGCACCGGCTCGCGCACCAGGTTCATCACGACGCCTTGACCGGGCTGCCGAACAGGCTGTTGTTCGGCAAGGAACTCGAAACCGCCGCAACCAGAGGCGGTTTCGTGCTGATCTTCGTCGACCTCGACGACTTCAAGGTCGTCAATGACCGGTTCGGCCACGCGGGCGGCGACGAACTGCTGCGTGCCGTGGGCGAACGCCTCCGTCGATGTGTGCGGGATACCGACACCCTGGCACGCATCGGCGGTGACGAGTTCGCGATTCTGATCAACAGCGACGCGGCGGCACCTGAAGTCGTCGCCGACCGCGTCCGGGCGGCGCTTCGGGAGCCGTTCGCGGTGCACGGCTCGAGCGTGCGGGTCCGCGCCAGCATGGGCCTGGTGCGGCCGCATGCCGGTGACGACAGCCAGACCCCAGACGACCTGCTGCGTAAGGCCGACCACTCGATGTATGAGGGCAAACGCCTAGGAAAAGACATCGCCGTCGTCTACCCGTCGATGATCGGCCGGGCAGTGGACTTTCCCACCGCCTTACGTCACGCCGACGGCGATCCGCCGGCCGGGTTCAGCCTCGTCTATCAGCCCATCGTTCGGCTACCGGAGGAGGCTCCGGTCGCCATCGAGGCGCTGGCGAGGTGGACGGCACCCGATGGCACGCAGATACCGCCCGAGACGTTCGTGGCCGCCGCCGAGGCCGCGGGGCTCGGTGATGCCTTCGACGCGATGGTGGTGGACCAGAGTTGCCGGGAAGTCACCACCGCTGGCTCGGGTATCGATTTGCAGGTCAACATTGGGGCGGCACGCTTGCGCGACGGCGGATTCCGCGATGTGGTCGCCGGGACGCTGACGCGCTACGGCATGGAACCCAGCCGGCTGACGTTGGAGATCACCGAGACCGTGCCGGTCGTCGATCTCGACGAGGCAGCCGCACAAATACGGCGGCTCAGGGCTATTGGCGTCAAGGTTGCCCTGGACGATTTCGGTGCCGGGTACAACTCGCTGACCTATCTGCACGCGTTACCCATCCAGATCGTCAAGCTCGACCGCAGCCTGTTGGCCGGACCCGAACCCGCTCAGGCCGCCACGTTGTACCGATCGGTGATCGCGGTGTGCGATCCGTTGGGCCTGGAAGTGATCGCCGAGGGCATCGAGACGGTGGAGCAGGCCGAGATGGTGTTCCTCGCGGGCTGCTCGCTGGCTCAGGGGTATCTGTTCGCGTTGCCCACTGCGATCGCCGATCTGCCGTCGAACCTCATGCCGCCGACACACCGTAGCGTCGCGGGTTCCCAGCACGGTCGTCTGTGA
- a CDS encoding proline rich protein, protein MRNWLSARFGRMRVSTVVLIAAFVALFWVNQTFEPKPPEPPPPAPAVVPPGFVPDPNYTWVPRTNVRRTTEPPTTTTTTTPPTTTTTSPTETTPTSPTTPTTPLIGPEGPPTTTDTPLVPPVPQLLPPPTATPPS, encoded by the coding sequence GTGAGGAACTGGCTGAGCGCCCGTTTCGGCCGGATGCGGGTGTCGACGGTCGTGCTCATCGCGGCGTTCGTGGCGCTGTTCTGGGTGAACCAGACGTTCGAGCCCAAGCCGCCCGAACCGCCCCCGCCCGCCCCTGCGGTCGTCCCCCCGGGGTTCGTGCCCGACCCCAATTACACGTGGGTGCCGCGCACCAACGTGCGCCGGACCACCGAACCGCCGACCACGACCACCACGACCACCCCGCCGACGACCACCACGACGAGCCCGACCGAAACCACGCCGACCAGCCCGACGACACCGACAACGCCGCTGATCGGGCCCGAGGGGCCGCCCACAACGACGGATACGCCGCTGGTGCCCCCGGTTCCGCAACTGCTGCCGCCACCGACGGCGACTCCGCCCAGCTAG
- the acoC gene encoding alpha/beta hydrolase fold protein yields MRVTRTGSGGPPLVFVHGLACDGTDWQAQVDWFETRTTVVVCELPGHGSSTAAPEDCTVEAYGAAVARAMTELSLPPAIVVGHSMGCRVALQACRVAPDAVSGLVLVDGSRIGDGDSAIAEQAMADELAGDGYGRFMQAFFQGMFFGPSDPELAKRIIDRGVRFPAPIGRRLLTSLVGWDAGEVESALESVRVPLLAIQCTTLDAARERVSLESGQSAPWIDLVLAHVPQATAAMLPGSGHFPQIEQAAEVTALIADFRDAIQRHQ; encoded by the coding sequence ATGCGAGTGACACGAACCGGCTCTGGTGGGCCGCCCTTGGTCTTCGTGCACGGGCTTGCTTGCGACGGCACGGACTGGCAGGCGCAGGTCGACTGGTTCGAGACAAGAACCACCGTCGTCGTATGTGAGTTGCCCGGGCACGGCTCCAGCACGGCCGCACCAGAGGACTGCACAGTCGAGGCGTATGGCGCCGCGGTGGCCCGAGCCATGACGGAGTTGTCGCTGCCGCCGGCGATCGTCGTGGGCCACAGCATGGGATGTCGCGTCGCTCTCCAGGCGTGCCGGGTAGCGCCCGACGCCGTGTCCGGGCTCGTACTCGTCGACGGCAGCCGAATCGGTGACGGTGATTCCGCCATCGCCGAGCAGGCCATGGCCGACGAACTCGCCGGCGACGGCTACGGCCGATTCATGCAGGCATTCTTCCAAGGGATGTTCTTCGGACCGAGCGACCCCGAGCTAGCGAAGCGGATCATTGACCGAGGTGTTCGTTTTCCCGCGCCAATTGGAAGAAGGCTGCTGACGAGTCTGGTCGGTTGGGACGCCGGCGAGGTGGAGAGTGCACTCGAGTCTGTCCGCGTCCCGCTGCTGGCGATTCAATGCACGACCCTCGATGCGGCACGCGAACGTGTGTCGCTCGAATCGGGACAGAGTGCACCCTGGATCGACCTGGTGCTTGCTCATGTGCCACAAGCCACCGCCGCGATGTTGCCCGGTTCTGGCCACTTCCCGCAGATCGAACAGGCCGCGGAGGTCACCGCGCTTATTGCCGACTTCCGCGACGCCATTCAGCGTCATCAATGA
- the ftsX gene encoding cell division protein FtsX, producing the protein MRFGFLINEVLTGFRRNVTMTVAMILTTAISIGLFGGGLLVVRLADQSRNIYLDRVESQVFLTNDVSANDPSCDADPCKALRQQIEDRDDVRSVRFLNRDEAYEDAITKFPQYKDVAGRDAFPASFIVKLDDPEQHKEFDEAMVGQPGVLNVLNQKELIDRLFAVLDGISNAAFAVALVQAVGAVLLIANMVQVAAYTRRTEIGIMRLVGASRWYTQLPFLVEAMLAALIGVVIAIIGLIVVRALFLENALNQFYQANLIAKVDYADVLYFSAPLMLFLGLAMSGITAYATLRLYIRR; encoded by the coding sequence GTGCGCTTCGGCTTCCTTATCAACGAGGTCCTCACCGGATTTCGTCGCAATGTCACCATGACCGTGGCGATGATCCTGACGACCGCCATCTCGATCGGCCTGTTCGGCGGCGGCCTGCTCGTCGTCCGGCTGGCCGATCAGTCCCGCAACATTTACCTGGACCGCGTCGAAAGCCAGGTCTTTTTGACCAACGACGTCTCGGCCAACGACCCATCGTGTGACGCCGACCCGTGCAAGGCGCTGCGCCAGCAGATCGAGGACCGCGACGACGTGCGCTCGGTGCGGTTCCTCAACCGCGACGAGGCCTACGAGGACGCGATCACGAAGTTCCCGCAATACAAGGACGTCGCGGGCCGTGACGCGTTTCCGGCCTCGTTCATCGTCAAACTCGATGACCCCGAGCAGCACAAGGAATTCGACGAGGCGATGGTCGGCCAGCCCGGCGTACTCAACGTGCTCAACCAGAAGGAACTGATCGACCGACTGTTCGCGGTCCTCGACGGCATCAGCAACGCCGCGTTCGCGGTGGCGCTGGTTCAGGCGGTGGGAGCGGTCCTCTTGATAGCCAACATGGTCCAAGTCGCGGCGTACACCAGACGCACCGAGATCGGCATCATGCGCCTGGTCGGGGCCAGCCGCTGGTACACCCAGTTGCCATTCCTCGTGGAGGCGATGCTTGCCGCCCTGATCGGTGTCGTCATTGCGATCATCGGGTTGATCGTGGTGCGGGCGCTGTTCCTGGAGAACGCGCTCAACCAGTTCTATCAAGCGAACCTGATCGCCAAGGTCGACTACGCCGACGTGCTGTACTTCAGCGCTCCGCTGATGCTGTTCTTGGGGTTGGCGATGTCGGGTATCACCGCCTACGCGACACTGCGGCTTTACATACGAAGGTAG
- the smpB gene encoding SsrA-binding protein, whose translation MAKQGAKKADPSRSSNNKVVATNRKARHNYSILETFEAGIQLVGTEVKSLRDGQASLTDAFATVDDGEVWLRNLHIPEYHHGSWTNHAPRRNRKLLLHRKQIDQLIGRIRDGNLTLVPLSLYFTDGKVKVELALARGKEARDKRQDLARRDAQREITRELGRRAKGMT comes from the coding sequence ATGGCAAAACAGGGCGCCAAGAAAGCCGACCCGTCCCGGTCCAGTAACAACAAGGTCGTCGCGACCAATCGCAAAGCACGACACAACTATTCGATCCTGGAGACGTTCGAGGCGGGTATCCAGCTCGTCGGGACGGAGGTGAAGAGCCTGCGCGACGGGCAGGCGTCGCTGACCGACGCCTTCGCCACCGTCGACGACGGCGAGGTGTGGCTGCGCAACCTGCACATCCCCGAGTATCACCACGGCAGCTGGACCAATCACGCGCCGCGGCGCAACCGGAAACTGTTGTTGCACCGCAAGCAGATCGATCAGCTGATCGGCCGCATCCGCGACGGCAACCTCACCCTCGTACCACTGTCCCTGTACTTCACCGACGGGAAGGTGAAGGTGGAACTGGCACTCGCCCGAGGTAAAGAGGCCCGCGACAAGCGGCAGGACCTGGCGCGTCGTGACGCGCAGCGCGAGATCACCCGCGAGTTGGGGCGCCGCGCCAAGGGCATGACCTGA
- a CDS encoding benzoate carboxyl methyl transferase, protein MADDYARHALSQRACFEAIHPAVMAAAESLSAEPVLCVADLGAADGVNSHGLIRDLVAQRSGRPLIYALVDLPTNAWRVAAAHLRDAFGEAEDQGVVVVTPGLAESGPGLADTGTGAHYSSPEAHGKSCRRALDRDPPPAAVISMAGIPLDQAPAFPRGTAHLSVSGTTMHWIADAAGLASSGSVFPGYPDHVDQDERRTWRIAAARQWEQMLEMRSLELAPGGWFIAAIPASPAPCPDRTGLYVEIVGDMNLLLANWRRAGRISGATVDAAVVPVWSRTLGEFRAPFEAGAGSFAGLELESIELFRVDNPYWHGDPAAFAHDYVQSVGAWGGPLLLRAFAREGEARAAGLFTAFLRELEERVAEAPDRYRWDYVEALVICRKASEVSSSRA, encoded by the coding sequence ATGGCGGACGACTATGCGCGGCACGCGCTCTCGCAGCGCGCCTGCTTTGAGGCGATTCACCCAGCCGTGATGGCCGCCGCGGAGAGCCTATCGGCCGAGCCGGTGCTCTGCGTGGCCGATTTGGGAGCCGCCGACGGCGTGAACTCTCACGGCCTCATCCGTGATCTCGTGGCACAGCGCTCCGGTCGGCCCTTGATCTACGCGCTCGTTGACCTACCGACGAACGCGTGGCGGGTCGCCGCTGCCCACCTGCGAGACGCCTTTGGCGAGGCGGAGGACCAGGGAGTGGTGGTCGTGACCCCTGGGCTGGCCGAGTCCGGCCCCGGGCTCGCCGATACGGGCACGGGCGCCCATTACAGCTCGCCGGAGGCCCACGGCAAGTCCTGTCGTCGAGCGCTCGATCGCGACCCGCCTCCCGCCGCGGTCATCTCCATGGCCGGAATCCCTCTCGATCAGGCCCCCGCCTTTCCACGAGGCACAGCGCACCTCTCTGTGAGCGGGACGACCATGCACTGGATCGCCGACGCCGCCGGCCTGGCCTCCAGCGGCTCCGTCTTCCCCGGATACCCGGATCACGTGGACCAGGACGAGCGACGCACCTGGCGCATCGCCGCGGCGCGCCAGTGGGAACAAATGCTCGAGATGCGCTCACTCGAGCTGGCGCCAGGGGGCTGGTTCATCGCGGCCATCCCGGCGTCCCCCGCTCCATGCCCGGACAGGACGGGGCTCTACGTCGAGATCGTCGGGGACATGAACCTCCTGCTCGCCAACTGGCGCCGGGCGGGGCGAATAAGCGGCGCCACGGTCGACGCGGCAGTCGTTCCGGTTTGGTCGCGCACACTCGGCGAGTTCCGGGCCCCATTCGAGGCGGGTGCCGGCAGCTTCGCCGGCCTCGAGCTCGAGAGCATCGAACTTTTCCGTGTCGACAACCCCTACTGGCACGGCGATCCCGCGGCGTTCGCGCACGACTACGTCCAGAGCGTGGGCGCATGGGGAGGGCCGCTCCTCCTCCGTGCATTCGCGCGCGAGGGGGAGGCGCGGGCGGCCGGCCTCTTCACCGCATTTCTCCGAGAGCTCGAAGAACGCGTCGCGGAGGCCCCCGACCGCTATCGCTGGGACTACGTCGAGGCGCTCGTCATCTGCCGGAAAGCGAGTGAAGTGAGTTCGTCTCGTGCGTAA
- a CDS encoding EamA-like transporter family, with protein sequence MVLVSYPIALVVLAVLAVPIGGDVSQGAVVWGVLCGVAQAFGVWWFYAALGSGPISVVSPLTAILVAGIPVGVGLALGERPGLIAGVGVALALVAVVLVSREASDKDVTEHRFTPTVAWLTVGSGVAFGLNFVLIDQAPVDAKLWPLVFARASATALVVLIALLSRNLRPPSGTPLRLAVLAAFIDVGANIAMLLALQAALLSLAGVLMSLYPAATVLLAIVVLRERVTRWQALGMVLALAAVAMIAAG encoded by the coding sequence GTGGTGTTGGTCTCCTATCCGATCGCGTTGGTGGTGCTCGCGGTACTCGCGGTTCCGATCGGCGGGGACGTCTCGCAGGGCGCAGTGGTCTGGGGCGTGTTGTGCGGGGTCGCGCAGGCGTTCGGCGTGTGGTGGTTCTACGCCGCGTTGGGTTCGGGTCCGATCTCGGTGGTGTCTCCGCTGACCGCGATCCTGGTGGCGGGCATCCCGGTGGGCGTCGGGCTAGCGCTGGGGGAGCGGCCCGGGCTGATCGCCGGCGTGGGCGTGGCGCTGGCGTTGGTGGCGGTGGTGCTGGTCAGCCGGGAGGCGTCCGACAAGGACGTCACGGAGCACAGGTTCACCCCGACGGTGGCGTGGTTGACGGTCGGCTCGGGCGTGGCGTTCGGGTTGAATTTCGTGCTGATCGATCAGGCGCCGGTGGACGCAAAGTTGTGGCCGTTGGTGTTCGCCCGCGCGTCGGCGACGGCGCTGGTGGTCCTCATCGCACTGCTGAGCCGCAACCTGCGACCGCCGTCGGGAACCCCGCTGAGGTTGGCGGTGCTCGCGGCATTCATCGACGTCGGCGCGAACATCGCGATGCTGCTGGCACTTCAGGCGGCGCTGCTGTCGCTGGCGGGCGTGCTGATGTCGCTGTACCCGGCGGCGACGGTGTTGCTCGCGATCGTGGTGCTGCGCGAGCGGGTGACACGCTGGCAGGCGCTCGGCATGGTGTTGGCGCTGGCTGCGGTGGCCATGATCGCCGCAGGCTGA